A genomic window from Bdellovibrio sp. SKB1291214 includes:
- a CDS encoding CDP-alcohol phosphatidyltransferase family protein, translated as MEQESKAVESRRELKSRNTSWAQLLAKKLAGSHISPNQISVMSVFFAGVSLAAYYASEFTDSRWYLILAAVGIQMRLICNLMDGMVAIEFNKKSKVGDLYNEIPDRIGDALIILGVGLYLRNTVYGLTLAWANIFMATLTAYVRVLGASLGKGHKFIGPMAKQHRMFLLTVATVLETVIPGYPLYIALAIMAIGLIITNARRITGIAKALEEK; from the coding sequence ATGGAGCAAGAAAGCAAAGCTGTTGAAAGCCGTCGTGAGCTAAAATCTCGCAATACCTCTTGGGCACAGCTTCTTGCTAAAAAGCTGGCGGGCTCTCATATTTCACCCAACCAGATTTCGGTGATGAGCGTCTTTTTCGCTGGTGTAAGCTTGGCCGCCTATTATGCCAGCGAATTCACCGACAGTCGCTGGTACTTAATCCTTGCTGCTGTGGGCATCCAAATGCGTCTTATTTGTAATCTGATGGATGGAATGGTTGCCATCGAATTTAATAAAAAATCTAAAGTCGGCGATCTTTATAACGAGATCCCCGATCGCATTGGAGATGCCTTGATTATTCTTGGCGTTGGTCTTTATTTACGAAACACAGTTTACGGATTAACTCTGGCTTGGGCGAATATCTTTATGGCCACGCTGACAGCCTACGTGCGTGTTCTTGGTGCTTCGCTCGGGAAAGGCCATAAATTCATAGGCCCCATGGCAAAGCAGCACCGGATGTTTTTGTTAACCGTGGCCACGGTTCTTGAAACCGTGATCCCGGGATATCCCCTTTATATCGCTCTTGCCATCATGGCGATCGGATTGATTATTACGAATGCCCGCAGAATAACTGGCATCGCAAAAGCTTTGGAGGAAAAATAA
- a CDS encoding phosphatidate cytidylyltransferase has protein sequence MTPSISIALISLYSTLALVTSAFGLVRLMKGPGKLISELIERTLSWWVILTVATVCLFLNDSIATVSLMALSFFAFHEIISKFDLPPEHKRVLRISYCAIPLQYALAYFNQFDLFLAFIPVFGFFCLSLRSVATGKTENISKAMGVLHWSLMMTVFTFSHIALLYKHPISGLPLENRFSLVLFLLVTTELNDVFQFTWGKLLGKRKIVPEVSPKKTLEGFLGGVISTMVLAWSMSSFIGVTTMNALLYGLLISVTGFLGDITISAVKRDLQIKDLGSSIPGHGGLLDRVDSLALTAVVFFYALKFLQ, from the coding sequence ATGACACCCTCGATTTCCATAGCACTCATCTCCTTGTATTCGACGTTGGCTTTGGTGACATCGGCATTTGGTTTGGTTCGCCTTATGAAAGGCCCGGGCAAGCTGATTTCCGAGTTGATCGAACGCACCCTTTCTTGGTGGGTGATTCTGACAGTGGCAACAGTGTGTTTGTTTTTAAACGATTCTATTGCGACCGTAAGTTTAATGGCACTTTCTTTTTTTGCGTTTCACGAAATCATCTCCAAGTTTGATTTACCACCCGAACACAAACGCGTTCTTAGAATTTCGTATTGCGCGATTCCGCTGCAATATGCGTTGGCGTACTTTAATCAATTCGATTTGTTCTTAGCCTTCATTCCTGTATTTGGATTTTTCTGTTTAAGTTTGCGCAGTGTTGCCACTGGTAAGACCGAAAATATCTCGAAAGCCATGGGTGTGCTGCACTGGTCACTGATGATGACTGTTTTCACCTTCTCCCATATTGCTTTGCTCTACAAACATCCCATCAGTGGATTGCCCCTTGAAAATAGATTTTCATTAGTTCTGTTTTTGCTTGTGACGACGGAGCTTAACGATGTCTTTCAATTTACTTGGGGAAAATTATTGGGTAAACGCAAAATCGTTCCAGAAGTTTCGCCTAAGAAAACCTTGGAAGGATTTTTAGGCGGAGTGATTTCTACGATGGTCCTTGCTTGGTCCATGTCGTCGTTTATTGGTGTGACAACGATGAATGCGTTGCTTTATGGTCTGCTGATCTCTGTAACCGGTTTTTTGGGCGACATCACCATTTCCGCCGTCAAGCGAGACTTACAAATCAAAGATCTGGGCTCATCAATTCCTGGTCACGGCGGCTTGCTAGACCGCGTGGATTCTTTGGCACTGACAGCTGTCGTCTTTTTCTACGCGCTCAAATTTTTGCAATAG